One window of Candidatus Schekmanbacteria bacterium RIFCSPLOWO2_02_FULL_38_14 genomic DNA carries:
- a CDS encoding type II secretion system protein GspN, whose amino-acid sequence MKKTGILKLPSIKTSLKNIKNLPREVFLYLAYGFFCLLLFIYIRFPYEKIQDVLLTRFAEKNSYTVLAEEKKFKFPLGFRWRNVRVGKTENFSQESAYRIDELAVRINLIPLIILRKSLDFDCKAYGGETGWSLVIKNNGYKVAEETIKELDLSKIFSSKNTKESKVIGTIAPAFDLFVPKEGLSFSNGSVSIKLKNFRIENIFPLLPKIYLTELKSEIKFLKGRGSVKVLEATGDDVKVIGRGNIDFGKTLNESRLNLSLKVTTMGKSPFGKLISVIGGSRGRSFIPVTVTGNLSKPIIRVSGIMLN is encoded by the coding sequence ATGAAAAAAACAGGAATTTTGAAATTACCATCAATTAAAACCTCTCTGAAAAATATAAAAAACTTGCCAAGAGAAGTATTTTTGTATCTGGCTTACGGGTTTTTCTGCCTATTGTTATTTATTTATATACGTTTTCCGTATGAGAAGATTCAGGATGTTTTGCTGACAAGATTTGCTGAAAAAAACTCTTACACTGTGTTAGCAGAAGAAAAGAAATTCAAATTTCCTCTTGGGTTCAGATGGAGAAATGTCAGGGTAGGAAAAACTGAGAATTTTTCTCAGGAGTCTGCTTATAGGATTGATGAATTGGCAGTAAGGATAAATTTAATTCCCCTGATAATTTTAAGGAAAAGTCTTGATTTTGACTGCAAGGCTTATGGTGGCGAAACAGGATGGAGTCTTGTAATCAAGAACAATGGATATAAGGTTGCTGAAGAGACAATAAAGGAGCTTGATTTGAGCAAAATATTTTCTTCAAAGAATACCAAGGAAAGCAAAGTAATTGGAACGATAGCACCGGCTTTTGACTTATTTGTTCCAAAAGAAGGACTTTCGTTTTCAAATGGGAGCGTTTCAATCAAATTAAAAAATTTCAGGATTGAAAATATTTTCCCTCTCCTCCCGAAAATATATCTTACAGAGTTAAAAAGCGAGATAAAGTTTCTCAAAGGGAGGGGGTCTGTAAAGGTTTTAGAGGCAACAGGGGACGATGTTAAGGTTATAGGGAGAGGGAATATTGATTTTGGGAAAACATTGAATGAAAGCAGGCTGAATTTAAGCTTAAAGGTAACTACAATGGGGAAAAGCCCTTTTGGAAAACTTATTTCTGTAATTGGCGGAAGCAGGGGAAGAAGTTTTATCCCTGTTACAGTAACAGGAAATCTTTCAAAGCCAATTATAAGAGTGTCAGGGATAATGTTGAATTAA